The segment CCGGAGCGTGACCGGTGGCACGTACTCGCTCGTCCTCGACGTCGCGCGGGACGCCACCGTCGACGTCGGCGCCCTCGGCGCGCTCAAGATACCGGCCGGGACGTACGCGTACACGGGGAACGCGTTCGGCCCGGGCGGATTCGGCAGGGTCGACCGGCACCGCGAACTCGCCGCCGGCGACCGCGACACCACGCACTGGCACGTCGACTACCTCCTCGCGCACGACGCCGCCAGCGTCCGCGACGTCGTCACGACCCCAGGAGCCGACGTCGAGTGCGCGGTCGCGAAACGCCTCCCAGCGGGGCCCGGCGACGGCTTCGGCGCGTCGGACTGCGCGTGCGACGGCCACCTCGCCGCCGGCGTGACGCGCGACGCCGTCGCCGCCGCGCACCGCGACGCGCTCGACGACGTCGAGTGATCGACCCGCGCGGTCAGGACGTGGTCTTGTCGACGACGACGCAGTCCGCATCGTCGAGCGCGGTCGTGAACTCGTCGCGGCGACCGACGCCAGCGCCGAGTTCCACGAGCAGGCGGGCGTGCGCAGACCGGGTCGCGTCGACCGCACCCGGCTCGAACCCGAGCCGGTCCGCGATCGCCGCCCAGCGGTCGCCGTCGACGAAGAAAGCCACCAGGCGGTCGTCCTCGTACGCGCACTCGCACTCGTCGCGGTACGTCTCGAGACGTAGCGAGAGGTCGGCCTGCACGACCGACAGCAACTCCGCCAGTCGCTCCGCGCGGACGACGCCCGCGTTCGCCGTGCCCGACAGCACCGGCTCCGGGAAGGGGTGGTCCTTCACCCGCGCACCCCCGGGCTCGGCGTGGATGGCGCCACGTCCAGAAGCATACCACGACGTCGGTCTCGTGGACGGATAAAGACGCCAGGCAACAGGTTCGTCCCCGGAGAGTGGTTCGCTGCCGGAGCGCAGACGAGTCGTCGGAGCGCAGACGAGTCGTCGGAGCGCAGACGAGTCGTCGGAGCGCAGACGAGTCGTCGCCGTCAGCGCTCCTCGACGTGCCGGATCGAGCACGCCTCG is part of the Halorubellus sp. JP-L1 genome and harbors:
- a CDS encoding GIY-YIG nuclease family protein, encoding MTGGTYSLVLDVARDATVDVGALGALKIPAGTYAYTGNAFGPGGFGRVDRHRELAAGDRDTTHWHVDYLLAHDAASVRDVVTTPGADVECAVAKRLPAGPGDGFGASDCACDGHLAAGVTRDAVAAAHRDALDDVE